tggctcttctcagcaaggcaaggatctaagacagttgcaagagactcaagatggaaaatgctgcccACGTGCAGAGCAAGAGGTAGCGGGTCAGAAtggagatcaaagcatgctattttttggGAGTATGACTTTGCccttttcttatgtttcttctttcacaacatgactaatgcagacaTGTTTTCATCGTGGAGTCTGCATAACTTATAGGAAAGTGCTTGGCCTcttgtggaggggggaggggaggataaagTGACTGATAAacaaatgtggaattcaaaaccttattatcaaaaaaggaatatttacatGCAGttggaaatggtaaactactatttccagaaaaagaaaattgtaagtcattaataactacttttaaaagaatttaatggGATCACAGTTGCAGAGCTAGAAGAGGCTTCAAAGGTCATCTGATGGAGccccctccttttacatatggggaaacagaggccaagaagtgaaatgaattgttcAAGGACCAAGCAGCAATATGTCTGACACTTTACCACCATGagctcattggattctcacaaccactTTATGACACATTCtgatgcccattttagagatggaagagttgaggctcagcttaagtgacttgacagggtcacacagacagtttCATCCCCATGGAGACATTGAATTTCAGCTTCGGGTTCCCCACCAGCTCTGGTCCAGGTTACCTCTCAAACACTGATGTGGAGGGAGCAGGTATGCtctggggagggatggagagtgaTTAACTGGGGAAACACCCAAGACCTTTTAAACACTACTTGGAAATAGTTTCGTTCAGATTGattctgaatttgaaaaaaaaaaaataacccccttaggagaaatcaaaggagagacaAAAGTTGCAGAGGTATGTCTGGCCTCTTCCCTTTCCTGCGACATCCACGGGAGTTTTGGGCCCACATGAGAGGCGATGTAAGCATGGTATTGTGCCGAAAACCCAGCAGTGAGGTCAGAGGTTGGGTCCAAGCACCAGCACCGAGTCTGCTCCTTGAAGCAGGGAGGGgagtctgggcctcatttttctcattcttaagTAGTTGTGGTTCTTGTCAAGGATGCAGGTGAAGCCTGCTGTAAGCCACAAAGCACTTCATCATCAGCCTAAAGTAcgttcagtcttgtccaattctgtAATCCCATTGGCGGTTCTCCTTGCACGTATATGGGAGCAGATTTGCCACAgcctcctccagcttattttccaggtgaggaaacagaggcaagctgGGCGAAgcgacttgcgcagggtcactcTACTAGTGAATGTCTGCAGCAAGATGAAGAGAGCCTGGGCTCGAAGTCAGGAAAACCCCAGTTtccaatcctgccttagacatgtACCAGGTGCATGGAGTGCAGGGCGAGTCAAggagctgctgcctgccttgatTTCCCCAGCTGAAAAATGAGGATCACAGCACCGAGTTACCAGGGTTGTGAGGGATAGAATGAAATGACCTTTGCAAGGTGCTCTGTCAGCCTTAGACAGACATGTCATTGTTATAACTATTAGTGGTATGGGCCTTAATCATCCTCCCTGAGCAGGCGTGCATTTCAGAGTTAAGATGCTGCAACCCACAGATGGGCTCCCATTTGGGCCACActcttaaagagaaaagaatttctgaaCATTTCCCACTGCACCCTGACTGCACACCTGCCCCGATTCTAGGTCTCTTCGACACATCCAGCCCAAACCGGCAGGGTGGCACCAGAGAACACAGTACAGGAATGTCCGGGCTGGGGATACCAAACAGCATGGGACATGAAATGTCCAGGCTGAGGAGCAGGGCAGCAGAGGAGGTAAAATATCAGCACTGGAGGAACCAGAGAACCCAGGATGTAGAAGGTTCCAGCCAGGAAGGAGACAATGACTGGGACAGGAGGGCCAGGAAAAGGCAGAGCTGGACAGATCCTTGGAAGCCAGGCTGTCAGGGCACAAAGGCATCTCAGAACCTTCTCTTGCTCCTTGACTGCTGCTGAGGGTCAGCTGTTTCACCCCAGTGCCAAGCCCAGGTCCCTGCTGAACTCGGCCACCTGAAACCGACCATTGCCACTCCTCACAGCCCAGGTCATGCTGCAGAGTTTCTTGATCAAGTCCCAAGACCTTCCTAAAAGGAACAACTCCACATCATATGccagaaaatttttatttattaacctAACCTTATCATCTAACCTTTTCTTAACCTAACCTTGTAACACTGGAGTCTGACATCAGCTTCGAACTAGCTACCTAGCAAGCTAGCACTTATGTACAGGTGAGGGACTGCTGGCTTGACCATGTGGGCGCTGTGAGCACCATTGTCCCTCGAGCTCACCCACAGCTTTTGGGAGTCTCAGTGAGGTCCGGCTGTGACTGCACAGGATGGCCAAGAGGGGCCTCCCTGCTCCTATCTCAAGGCGTCTGCAGGTCATACGACAGTTCCCTCAAACTCCAGGACTCTGGCAAGTGGTGAGGaatcccagagggcagagctggTGCGAGTGTGATAACGTGGTTTACTCTTTTGGAATATGTCCTCGAGGTCCGGACTGAGGATGGTGCCAAAGATCTGGTCAATGTCAGGAGGGCCATAGTACTGATAGATGGTGGCCTGCCTGAGCTGGAACCCTGGGGCAGGAGAGTCAGGGGTCACATCAGAGCAGGGGTCTCACAAACAGATGCCACCCAAGTCCTAATGACTCTCCTCATCAAGGTTGTTCCAAatattcccttctcctcacccctTGTAACACCAGCCCTTGCAGCTGAGAACCTGCCTCCCCTGACCTCAGGCCCCAGGCTCTCAGGaaattccctttctctccagaTACCTCaatcccatcccttcctctcctcttcctgaaGGAACCTCCTAAGAGCCCACCCTGCAGCATGTCTCCTCCtggccttccctccctccactgaaCTCCTTTCACATGTCAGATGTTCAGCACCCCCTTCACATACAACTGTCCCCAATAACCTCTTCAGTGCCAAAGGGAGCAATCTTATCTCTGCAGCTGATGGATCCCGGGCCACCTGCCCCTCGcctgcttctcctctttcctaaTTGACTTCTCATCAGCCCTCTGCATCAAGGATCCTTCTTGGGCCccattctgctttctctctctactGTTTCCTCTGGTGAAGTGGATCACTCCCAGAGCTATGCATCCATATAGCCTTCTGCTCTCTCCTGAGTGTCAGCCCCAAATCATCCACTGCCAGCTGGCTCTTTCAAAAAGGATGTCTCACAGGCACCTCCAGTTCTCTATATCTGACATGCAGAATTCTCTCCCCTAACGGACACCTCCACCTTTTTGTGGAGAGCACTGCCCACCTGGCTCACAATCTCAGCATTACCCCAGACTCCTCACTCTTTTTCCTCGCACATGGCCCATCGAGGGCCAACCAAACCTTACACTATCTGAACTGAATCTGACTCAGTTATAGATGCTGCCTTGCCCACCACAGCAGTTCACACAGCCACCCGTGACTTCACCTGCACACTGCCCTCCCTGTGGATCTCCCCCACCCATCCTCCACAAGGCTACACGGGAATTTTTCCAAAGCCCAGCAGGACGGACCACATCCCTCCCCTGCTTAGCCTCCAGATCAAATGGAAGTTTCCACTGACATTGAAAGGCCAAGCTTTACAACTTGCTATCAGCCTACATTTCTAGCCTTTTAAACATTGCTCCCCTTAGTACACCTCACTCCAATCTGATGAGGGGTGTCATTTGTCATTCAGGGAGACGGTCTTCACTTACCAGTGGCCCAAGCAGGAATGGGCCTGCCGGGCTGGAACTCATCATCTGTGGAGTCATCACTACACAGATCCATTCCATCACTGTCTGGGATGATCTTGAGGCTCCCCTTCGGGCCCTGGGGGGTCATTTCAGAAGAGTTGCCAACCGGAGTCTGAAGATGAAAGGAGAcctctttatctcttcctggcCCCTTGGGCTGCCAGAGCTGAAAGAAGCTGAGAGATGATTCAGTGcaaacccacccccaccccatctgactgatgaagagactgaggtccTGAGTGGCCACAGACCTGGAAGAACACTCTCGTTATGTCTCCACCTCTATGTGGATCCGTTTCTCGATGTGTCCAATGTGGATAAGTCACACTCAGCTTCCAGCTGGGAGTCTCAGAGGAAAGGATGTGAACACAGAAAGAAATCCCTGTTTCTGTGGAGGAAATCTTGGGTCTGGCAGGGTCCAAAGACTTCTTTTCTGGGAATGTGTGCACTGACCCCACAGGGTTTGTGGGGCATCTTCAACTCCTTATAGACCAAGGACCTGATCACTGAGAGCAATGGGGAAGGCCGATGGAGATGGCCTCATCTCGATGTGTGTAGCTAAACCCTAGATAACACTCCTGAGGACCAGGAGCTCTTGGACTTGACCCTCTGCTGACCGAAATAAGCCAAACATCAGGAAACTGCTGGCAGACAGAGCTGAGGCAAGCCTGCAGAGCTTGGTTAAGCTTCAGGCTGACAGGCGGCCAAGGGGTCCCCACACTGGGCTCCCCTTGGAGAGTTCTCCCAagactttctttcccttctcctctgtaGAGGTCACAGAATGTGGAGGAGGTTCAGAGTTTGAAATAAGTGGGACCTTGTGGGGTCATTGAGGTCATCCCACTGCCCCACGTGGCAAAAGAGAACTCTGGGTGCTAGAAAGTGAAGAGTTCACACAGGAAATGGTGCATGCTGCAGGCTGAACCCCAACGTGGTGTCCTGTTTGGTCCTTAGCCCCCACTGCTCTCAGATACAGCCTTGGGCTACGCTGCACGATGCTGGCGGTGCCAGCCCACTGAGCCCTAGTTCAGCGTTGAGAAGATGGAATTAAATAGGCATTCGTGTCAATGTCAAAATATGGTTTCAGACAATCCAAATTTGCAAGGGCGAAGTGTGGAGAGTCATAAGGTCATGTGAAAAGGCCCCAGGACGTTCAGGGGACAGGAAGTTCAGGGTAGGTCAGCAGTGACACAGCATcccagaaagacagggagaggcaGGTGGGCAGGGCTTCCAAAAACAAGGAGGTGGCCCTGGTGCCTCTAGCCTCTGCTCCCTCTGAGGCCCAGGCTACACCCCATCGTACAATATTGAAAACCAGACAGTCTGCAGAAAAGGGCAATCCAATGCCAAAGGACGTGGGACTGCTGAGCCAGGACAAGAGGAGACTTAATTTGTCTCCTCACGTCCACGTGTGGTGGGCACCTGGCTGAGACAACAGAGGATAGAACCAGGGCCAAAGTGGGGAGGTCCCCTGGGCACATCCTGACATTCAGAACTCTCCCAAAATGCAATGGGCTGGCTGATCAATTGATGGGCTCCCTGGTCTTGAGAGATCTTGAAGCGGAGGCCAAGGGACCTCTTATCCTGAGCACTGGAAGAAGACCGAGCGTGGACCTGGCTAGTGGCCTAACAGCCCCCTAGGAGCCTGCCTTTCTACGTTTCTGGGCAGTGAGATGCAGAAGGGGCCTCACCTGCACGTGCGTGGTCACATCCAACCATCTGTCAGGGCCTCCAGCAGCGGCTGCCACCACCTTGGCCTCCTTGGCCTTCTTCTCCTGCTCCTTCTGCAGCTTCTTTGGCTCCTGCTCGTGGCGCTGATCTTGCTCCTGGGGCCACAACAGCATTGCGTCAGCCCAGACAACTGCCCAAGGTGCTGCCCCTCATCCCTGCCCTGTCCCAGGAAAACCCAAAGAGCCCAGGGGCAGCAGCCTCTGAAGGGACCGTTAGAGGAGGAGGTAAGGGCTGGGGCTGTAGCTAAGACCAAGGCCCACCCCAGGTCCTGCCCAGTGCCTCACCCTCTTCTGCTCCTCTTCCAGTTCCTTCAGTAATCTCTCCTTGTGGAGCTGCAGAGCTCGCTCCCTGAAAACCAAGAGTCCTTCCTCAGCAGTCACCAGTAGGAAGGGGGCCAGAGGGTTGGTCCTGACTCAAATCCCTCCCTGCTGCCCCTCCTGCCACTTTGCCCAGGTCTTAACTACTCTTCACCTACTCATGACAATGGGACAGGGGAAAGAGCATCAGGAGGAAAGTCAGGAAAGCCTAAGGTCCCAGATGGCAGGGCctgctttgtttctgtctttgtacccccagagaACTGAGACAcagtgtcttgtacatagtaggcactcaagaaATGCTCAAGCAATTGAActctcttttctgttccactttaATCCAAGAACATTCCCAAACACTGATGCAGGAGCTGGGAATCAGTACTGCCTCCCACTAAAACAGACACCCACCATAGGCCTCTGAGTCAAGTGCTTGGAAAACAAATGGAATGATGAATATAGGAGACGCAAAACCATACATGTAAGTATCAGGATGTGATTTCATATCTGGACCAGTAATGTCATCACAGCAGGGAACCTGATGCAGAAACTGCCGCATCCGTGGAGACAGAGCCATACGTTTCAAATGAAATGTCCACCTGTCATGGTCCAAAACGTTAAAAGGATTTGTAGCTGCCATCAGATCCCAGAATGCTACAGGGCCTCCTTAGTGAGTCAAAGGATCGGTCAAGAGATTCGctcaaaaactgagtataattatgCTGCAGAGGAACAAAAGGGGTCTTGAACAGAATAGAGCACTTTCCAACACCCTGATGAAAAGCTCAGAGCTGAGGAAAAACTTTGAAATTCCAACACGGGAGTCAAGAGAAAGCGGGAAAGGCAAGAAACAAGTGGTTGTCTACTGAGGTGTGTGACGGGCCTGGGGATGCCTCTGCCAGCAGCGCCACTGTTACAGGGAAGGCCAAGACTAGCGCCCAGTCACAAAAGTTGGAACGAGAAGAGATGGCACACAGTTGGGGCAATTCTCACTTAAGTAGTCTAGTAACTCAGAAAAAGTGCAAAGGACACAGAAGATTCAGTGCCAGACCATCATTGTCCTACAGAAGTCTCACTGTAAAGGTCAACACTTGATGCCCGCAGGAAGTGGAAAGGCAGCAGATAAAAATACAGAGTGATCCATAAAATTCCACGAAGGACCAGGACAGAGGTGAAATACGAGCAGGGCTGCCTCAGACCACCCCGGAAAACAAGCTGATATTGCATGGGGCTGGAGTGTCCAAGTAAGTGCACTGTCCTGAAAGTGTCAAGGGCTGCAACTAGGACAGCAAAGAGATGAAAACATAGAAAAGGTCTGCCGATTTCTCTCGTAAGCTTGTCATTCTTTAAATTCCAAGGCCCTGGTATGCTACCTGAGGATATAGAAGGTCTCTCAGCCACACTGAGAAGCCACAGCTACCTGGGCAGAGCTGGAACCCTACCAGCGTGGAGGAAGCATCTCTACCAAAGAAGGAACACACCAACTGGGGAGGGGCTGATCAAACTGGTCTATGGGTGTAACAGAATATTAGTATGCAGCACGAAATGAAGCTCTGGTACCGAGAAAAGTCCAAGGAGAAGAGGAGGCATGAGGACAGAAGAGTGTGAGCCAAGAATCATATGGAAGGGGAGATGGACTGAACAGCCGACCCAGCCCCTCTTGTTCCTGCACCTCAGCCCATTTGCGGTAGGGAGGTGGAGGGCACAGTGCTGCCCACCTGCGGTCAGGGCAGCCCAGCTCCCTTGTCACAGGATGGAATACTGGGGGAGAGCAGACAACGCCTGTCAAAGACATTAAtaatagctatttttaaaatacagaattaaaaacaaaccgTTGCTCGTGCTCAAATCTGCTTCCAACAAATTCAACTTGTGTCTCAAATCgtcaaagtctcagtttcctcatctgcaaaatggggatgatcccTGCAAATACACACCTCTCAAAATTGTTGTGATATTGGACAGAAGTGAAGGAGATTGTCCCACACAGAGGGACAGTCACcccaaggaaggaaaaagacctTGACTTAGCATCTGCTCTGGGTTGAGTGCGAGGGATAAAGCGCTTGCTCATGTTCTAAGAACTAAAGAGACATGGCCCATCCAAAGGAAGGAGAACAGCTAGTCCCAGAAGGgcaaaggacaaagaagaaaagcaggatgTGTCTGGGGAATCATGCTCCATGATCCCAAGCTCCCCAATGTGAAAATCCATCCTCTCCATGGCCCTGCCTGCCAGCAATGCCAACATGATCTCAGGCTCCCAAGGTGGTCAGGAACTACGAGGAGAGTTCAGCACGACCCTGTGAGTCTCCCGACAGGGCCCATGTAGCACCCACACGttttaggaaaagaaactgagtcttggagaggGCAAGGGACATTCTCAATGCCCCGTTGAAAGCAAATAATGGAGCCAGCATGTGGCCTGGAGTAACCCCACGCACCTCCCTGCCCAAGAGGCCTTCTCACAGATGTCGGGTGTCTGCAGGGAGCTCACTCACATtcacatcctctctctctctctctctctctctctctctctctctctctctctctctctctctctctctctctctctgtctctcacacacacacacacacacacacacgaatacaATCTCTCACACTCAGTCGCACATAGTcgcacacacacaatctctcacAGACTCACAATATTTCACACACATTCCAATCACACACAGTCTCCtcactcacacgcacacacaatctCAGACCCAGAAACAGCCACACACACAAGAACACACAGTTACACAAATATGAAGACACAAccaaacacatgcacacaggcacacagtgacatgcacacacacaaaatctcagACGACCAGTCATAAACACGCAAACATTCATGCACAGACAGGCACAGATTCATGCACACATACAGTCACACATAGAGTCGCACAGAAGCACACACAGTcaaacacatgtacacacacatgcacccataTAATCACACACAGGAACCCACACTCatgcacacagtcacacacacgcacacacggcCACACTTCTGcacccacacgcacacacagaaacATCCACagacgcgcacacacacacagacatgagcAGAGAGGCAGGGGAGGCACAGCTGCTCAGTGGGCAGACAGGCCCTCACCACTCAGCCTGcagcctctcctcctccctcttcctctgcatCTCCCTCTCCAGCGCCAGCTGCCTCTCCCGCTGCCTCCGCTGCACCGCGTTTCTTAGGACTTCTGCCACCTTCCTCTGCCGCTTCTGCTCccgctcctcctcctgctgcaggtggaaaggagagggatcccgtcagggaggtggggagggacgGGCCACATGGGCCTCCGAGCACAGACAACTCACTGAGCAGGAGGAGGACTGGTGCGGGCATGAATCAGGCTGCTCTAGCTCGCCCTCAGTATCCCCTCTGCTCTCAACGGTCTTTAAGACCCCCTCAGCTCTAAAATCAATGGTTGTACAAGAACCATCCATGCTGGCTCCAGATTGGGCCCATGCTTCTGACTGACTGCAGAATGAATATTCTGCCCCTGGCACAGTCGTCTCCTCGCCCCAATAACACACCAGGCAGTGAGGGGCATCAGGTATCCCAGAATGGACAGTGAAGAACTGTCCCCAGTCTTTCTCTCTTAGGTTCCTCTCTGTTGTGGGGCTGGGCCCTGACAACAAGAATAATGAAGAtcacatttcagttgtgtttggcTTGGCTTATCTCCTCAGGTCCTTACCAACACTTCTACTAGGCAAATGTaactttgcagaagaggaaactgaggcaggcaacagTTAAAGGAGCTAACCAAGGTGGCACAGCTGGATCTGAACTAAGGTCCTCTTGCCTCGAGGCTCAGCACACAGGGGCACACAGTTGGCTGCCCACA
The DNA window shown above is from Notamacropus eugenii isolate mMacEug1 chromosome 2, mMacEug1.pri_v2, whole genome shotgun sequence and carries:
- the LOC140530370 gene encoding uncharacterized protein, with amino-acid sequence MGGRKWEEHLWKALKARKQAEQLEVEKKKRTEQKLEAKQKPLAKKARKKTARKLEEAEMRLKQEEEAWRQKRLQQQEEEREQKRQRKVAEVLRNAVQRRQRERQLALEREMQRKREEERLQAEWERALQLHKERLLKELEEEQKREQDQRHEQEPKKLQKEQEKKAKEAKVVAAAAGGPDRWLDVTTHVQTPVGNSSEMTPQGPKGSLKIIPDSDGMDLCSDDSTDDEFQPGRPIPAWATGFQLRQATIYQYYGPPDIDQIFGTILSPDLEDIFQKSKPRYHTRTSSALWDSSPLARVLEFEGTVV